A genomic region of Ewingella sp. CoE-038-23 contains the following coding sequences:
- a CDS encoding CMD domain-containing protein produces MEQQRRAVHNGWYHETQSSQHGHLPHDPHAALVQDRFLLGLDAQLDPSLRRLFAEHSGLLEASRAAYDALFPEKVVLSRTETLSLYDRLSSALTVAQVTGVQPLCSHYAARLAPLSSPDASRESNIRQTHITQFARLLATHPTLITPPMLAQLTEVGLSTKDIVTFTQLIGFVSYQARVLAVLGALRGRVAAVLPGFPAPESGAQNGFSLTLRQWQSRLPEVDLEKANKYQLDVLDLIAPDARSSSFYRLLVQDAPCLSEFSAVFNHVMHAREQHKATWRELAAVTTSRLNGCLYCASIHGRFYLEAGGEKGLIESLFGADSDVAKAGLLALKAPSDAAPEQVLLHTTAALTRTPERFNVEALQALSDAGYSAAHSLDILLTSALFAWSNRLIQTLGDTTEQL; encoded by the coding sequence ATGGAACAACAGCGCCGAGCCGTTCATAACGGCTGGTATCACGAAACACAATCCAGTCAGCATGGTCATTTGCCGCATGACCCGCACGCTGCTCTTGTGCAAGATCGTTTTCTTCTTGGGCTAGATGCCCAACTCGACCCATCACTGCGTCGCCTTTTTGCCGAACATTCTGGCCTGCTGGAAGCTTCTCGCGCTGCTTATGACGCGCTTTTTCCGGAAAAAGTCGTTTTATCGCGCACTGAAACGCTGTCACTTTATGACCGTTTAAGCAGTGCGCTCACCGTCGCTCAGGTCACGGGGGTACAGCCACTTTGTAGCCATTACGCTGCCCGCCTCGCCCCGCTATCCAGCCCTGATGCCTCCCGTGAAAGTAATATCCGCCAAACCCACATTACCCAGTTCGCTCGCCTCTTGGCGACGCATCCGACGCTTATCACCCCGCCGATGCTGGCCCAGCTCACCGAGGTTGGCCTGAGCACCAAGGACATCGTCACCTTTACCCAATTGATTGGCTTTGTCAGTTATCAGGCGCGGGTATTAGCTGTGCTGGGCGCCCTGCGCGGGCGCGTGGCCGCCGTGCTTCCCGGGTTCCCGGCACCGGAGAGTGGCGCGCAAAACGGCTTCTCTTTGACTTTGCGCCAATGGCAATCTCGCCTGCCAGAAGTGGATTTAGAAAAAGCTAACAAGTATCAGTTGGACGTGCTGGACCTGATCGCCCCTGACGCGCGCTCGTCGTCCTTCTACCGGCTTTTAGTGCAGGATGCCCCCTGTCTTAGTGAGTTTTCGGCCGTGTTCAATCACGTTATGCACGCGCGGGAGCAACATAAGGCCACGTGGCGCGAACTGGCGGCGGTCACCACTTCGCGCCTGAATGGCTGTTTATATTGCGCCAGCATCCATGGTCGTTTCTATCTTGAAGCGGGGGGTGAGAAAGGGCTTATTGAGTCGCTATTTGGCGCGGACAGCGATGTCGCCAAGGCCGGGCTTTTAGCTCTAAAAGCGCCGTCGGACGCCGCGCCGGAGCAAGTCTTGTTGCATACCACGGCGGCGTTAACGCGCACGCCAGAACGCTTTAATGTCGAAGCTCTACAGGCCCTGTCCGATGCTGGCTACAGTGCGGCGCACTCTCTGGATATTCTGCTGACCAGCGCCCTTTTCGCCTGGTCAAACCGACTGATTCAGACGCTGGGTGACACCACAGAGCAGCTTTAA
- the dtpA gene encoding dipeptide/tripeptide permease DtpA, translating into MSTANKNTSKEESVSLNAFKQPKAFYLIFSIELWERFGYYGLQGIMAVYLVKMLGLSEADSITLFSSFSALVYGFVAIGGWLGDKVLGSKRVIVLGAIVLALGYSFVAYSGHDIFWVYLGMATIAVGSGLFKANPSSLLSTCYEKDDPRLDGAFTMYYMSVNIGSFFSMLATPWLAATYGWSVAFSLSVVGMLITLLNFMFCRKWVKRQGSKPDFQPLQFKKLLMVLVGVAALVFISSWLLHNQMIARLVLAVVSVGIIIVFAKETFGMQGIARRKMIVAFILMLEAIVFFVLYSQMPTSLNFFAIHNVNHDLLGINFQPEQFQALNPFWIMVASPILAAIYTKVGDKMPMPHKFAIGMVLCSCAFLVLPWGATMANDQGIVSVNWLVMSYALQSIGELMISGLGLAMVAQLVPQRLMGFIMGAWFLTTAAAAIIAGYVAGLTAVPATDITDSHASLAIYSHVFMQIGIATGVIALLMLLTASKLHRMTLDREDDNKEHELEAAR; encoded by the coding sequence GTGTCAACAGCAAACAAAAACACATCCAAAGAAGAAAGCGTCAGTTTGAACGCTTTTAAACAGCCTAAGGCGTTCTACCTGATCTTCTCTATCGAGTTGTGGGAGCGTTTTGGTTACTACGGCCTGCAAGGGATCATGGCCGTCTATCTGGTCAAAATGCTTGGCCTAAGCGAAGCGGACTCCATTACCCTCTTCTCTTCCTTCAGTGCGCTGGTCTACGGTTTCGTGGCTATCGGTGGCTGGTTAGGAGATAAAGTTCTCGGCTCGAAACGTGTGATTGTTCTCGGTGCTATCGTGCTGGCGCTAGGCTACTCATTCGTTGCCTACTCTGGGCACGACATCTTCTGGGTCTATCTGGGTATGGCGACTATCGCCGTTGGTAGCGGTCTGTTTAAAGCAAACCCATCCTCATTGCTTTCAACCTGCTACGAAAAAGATGACCCGCGTCTTGATGGCGCATTCACCATGTATTACATGTCGGTGAACATCGGCTCCTTCTTCTCTATGCTGGCGACCCCTTGGTTGGCAGCGACTTACGGCTGGAGCGTGGCCTTCTCCCTGAGTGTGGTCGGTATGTTGATCACCCTGCTGAACTTCATGTTCTGCCGCAAATGGGTTAAGCGTCAGGGTTCTAAACCTGACTTCCAACCGCTGCAATTCAAAAAATTGTTGATGGTGCTGGTTGGGGTGGCAGCGCTGGTGTTTATCTCTAGCTGGTTGCTGCATAACCAAATGATTGCCCGTCTGGTGCTGGCAGTGGTGTCCGTGGGTATCATTATTGTCTTTGCCAAAGAGACTTTTGGTATGCAGGGCATTGCGCGCCGCAAAATGATTGTGGCCTTCATTCTGATGTTAGAAGCCATTGTGTTCTTCGTGCTCTATAGCCAGATGCCGACCTCTCTGAACTTCTTCGCTATTCACAACGTAAATCATGACCTGCTGGGCATTAACTTCCAGCCGGAGCAGTTCCAGGCGCTGAACCCGTTCTGGATCATGGTAGCCAGCCCGATTCTGGCAGCGATTTACACCAAAGTTGGCGACAAAATGCCAATGCCGCACAAGTTTGCGATTGGTATGGTGCTCTGTTCCTGTGCATTCTTGGTGCTGCCTTGGGGCGCAACCATGGCCAACGATCAGGGCATCGTCTCTGTTAACTGGCTGGTGATGAGCTACGCGCTGCAAAGTATTGGCGAATTGATGATTTCTGGTCTGGGTCTGGCAATGGTGGCACAGCTGGTTCCACAGCGCCTGATGGGCTTCATCATGGGTGCCTGGTTCCTGACCACGGCAGCGGCGGCGATCATTGCCGGTTATGTTGCAGGTCTGACTGCCGTTCCGGCGACTGACATCACAGACAGCCACGCTTCACTGGCGATTTACAGCCACGTGTTTATGCAAATCGGTATTGCGACCGGCGTGATTGCCCTGCTGATGCTGCTGACGGCTTCTAAACTGCATCGCATGACGCTGGATCGCGAAGATGATAACAAAGAGCACGAGTTAGAGGCTGCACGCTAA
- a CDS encoding alpha/beta hydrolase produces the protein MKSQQDSQAWVDEIHSESLMIDSDTPGISLHLRHKYLPSPNAFTADNTLVMVHGATYSSGSLYDVRLDGVSFMDALALRGLNVYAVDVRGYGHSTRPAEMDAPPLDNPPLFGTETGVRDLASAVDWVRRKLGLERVQVFGMSWGGSVAAVYTSQNNDKVNRLVVLAPQWVNEGGSRLDEGGQLGAYRRVAVGESRPRWVNAAPEAHRHDLIPEGWFEAWAAASLAEDPQSQQTQPPTLRAVNGTIQDVRDYWGANRPFYRPQDITRPVLLVHGEWDADVPLRLMTPYFTSFTSSPERRWVEIGEATHMMLMEKNRWQVFRAVADFYVS, from the coding sequence ATGAAATCACAACAAGACAGTCAGGCGTGGGTGGATGAGATCCACAGCGAATCCCTGATGATTGATAGCGACACGCCGGGGATTAGCCTGCACCTGCGCCACAAATATCTGCCGTCGCCAAACGCCTTTACCGCCGACAACACCCTAGTAATGGTACACGGCGCGACTTACTCCTCCGGCAGTTTGTATGACGTCAGGCTGGACGGCGTCTCCTTTATGGATGCGCTGGCGCTGCGCGGTCTGAATGTCTACGCCGTCGACGTGCGCGGCTACGGCCATTCTACCCGCCCGGCGGAAATGGACGCGCCGCCTCTCGACAACCCGCCGCTGTTTGGGACTGAAACCGGCGTGCGCGACTTAGCCAGCGCGGTGGACTGGGTGCGCAGAAAGCTGGGCTTGGAGCGAGTACAGGTGTTTGGCATGTCGTGGGGCGGCAGCGTGGCGGCGGTCTACACCAGCCAGAATAATGACAAGGTGAATCGGCTGGTGGTGCTGGCACCACAGTGGGTGAACGAAGGGGGCTCGCGGCTGGACGAAGGCGGGCAACTGGGAGCCTATCGGCGAGTGGCGGTGGGCGAGAGCAGGCCGCGCTGGGTCAACGCCGCGCCCGAGGCGCATCGCCATGACCTGATCCCAGAAGGTTGGTTTGAGGCCTGGGCAGCGGCCTCGCTGGCTGAAGATCCGCAAAGCCAGCAGACCCAACCGCCGACGCTGCGCGCGGTTAACGGCACGATTCAGGATGTGCGTGACTACTGGGGAGCGAACCGACCCTTTTATCGCCCGCAGGATATCACCCGGCCAGTGCTGCTGGTTCACGGCGAGTGGGATGCCGACGTGCCGCTGCGGCTGATGACGCCTTACTTCACCTCTTTTACCTCGTCGCCGGAAAGGCGCTGGGTGGAAATCGGCGAGGCGACGCACATGATGCTGATGGAGAAAAACCGCTGGCAGGTGTTCCGCGCGGTGGCGGATTTCTATGTGAGCTGA
- a CDS encoding MBL fold metallo-hydrolase gives MKRSNSVFHVGDLKITRLDELTLTGSAPEVLFNGDWQPEALEQHREWLSPQNFDFTTGKLIQSTHAWLVQSPNFTLLVDTASGNDKERGNKPIFHHLQTDFLAQLERAGVTPESVDYVLLTHLHVDHVGWNTRLVDGKWQPTFPNATYFFSQTEADFYGDAESDSPAVVDNRQVFADSVQPIIDAGQFQLVPPGGGEVLAGIRYTPTPGHSIDHMSVSILSQGEDAFFAGDLLHHPLQVYYPELNSMYCGFDGPARASRLWALRHAAENQVTWFSTHFADSSVGRITQRGNDFQWTFLQA, from the coding sequence ATGAAACGTTCAAACTCTGTGTTCCACGTCGGCGATTTAAAGATAACCCGCCTTGATGAGTTAACCCTGACCGGCTCGGCTCCTGAAGTATTATTTAACGGTGACTGGCAGCCCGAGGCGCTAGAACAGCACCGGGAATGGCTCAGCCCGCAAAACTTCGATTTCACCACGGGAAAGCTTATCCAGAGCACCCACGCATGGCTGGTGCAGTCGCCAAACTTTACTCTGCTGGTGGATACGGCGTCGGGCAATGATAAAGAGCGCGGGAACAAACCCATTTTTCACCATTTACAGACTGACTTTCTCGCCCAACTGGAGCGCGCGGGGGTGACGCCGGAGTCCGTCGATTATGTGCTGTTGACCCACCTGCACGTTGACCACGTGGGCTGGAACACCCGTCTGGTGGACGGCAAGTGGCAGCCGACATTCCCCAACGCCACCTATTTCTTCTCGCAGACCGAAGCTGATTTCTATGGCGATGCCGAAAGTGATAGCCCGGCGGTCGTGGATAATCGGCAGGTGTTTGCCGACAGCGTGCAGCCGATTATCGACGCCGGGCAGTTCCAGCTGGTGCCCCCGGGCGGCGGGGAAGTGCTGGCGGGCATTCGCTATACGCCCACGCCTGGCCACAGCATTGACCATATGTCGGTCAGCATCCTGTCACAGGGGGAAGATGCCTTCTTCGCCGGTGACCTGCTGCACCATCCGCTACAGGTTTACTACCCGGAGCTGAATTCAATGTACTGCGGTTTCGATGGGCCAGCGCGGGCCTCGCGCCTGTGGGCGCTGCGCCACGCGGCTGAAAATCAGGTGACGTGGTTTTCAACCCACTTCGCCGACAGCTCGGTGGGGCGCATCACCCAGCGGGGGAATGATTTCCAATGGACTTTTCTTCAAGCCTAA
- a CDS encoding LysR substrate-binding domain-containing protein encodes MKTIDHFNLRNFDLNLLIAFDAMMEELNVTRAAARLKIQQPAMSHALKTLRMLFDDELFVRVGQVMKPTSRAISLASRVRSVLQKAEDALSFSEQFSPLTEQRTFRLGFSSELEVHLLPELMAHLRKVAPGVRVIASYVGRQTLHGLLERGEIDLALGCFGEQAQWHRSEELFAEQLACCFNPELMPFGTPLSQHDYLSQPHALMSFSGNLMGCVENAFNRAGATLNAVFSAQNFLALLSFAQHSPVLVTLPNRIARRYCAMFGLVYCEVPLQLEVFPNSIVWPVNAENDPALEWLREQIRAVNQRIESADVMLH; translated from the coding sequence ATGAAGACTATCGACCATTTCAATTTACGCAATTTTGACCTGAATCTGCTGATTGCTTTCGACGCGATGATGGAAGAACTCAACGTCACCCGCGCCGCCGCCCGACTGAAGATCCAACAGCCGGCCATGAGCCACGCCCTGAAAACCCTGCGCATGCTGTTTGATGACGAGCTGTTTGTCCGCGTCGGGCAAGTGATGAAGCCGACCTCGCGGGCGATAAGCCTCGCCAGCCGGGTGCGTTCGGTGCTGCAAAAGGCAGAAGATGCTCTGTCATTCAGCGAGCAATTCTCGCCACTCACCGAGCAGCGCACCTTCCGGCTAGGCTTCTCCAGCGAGCTGGAAGTGCACCTGCTGCCGGAGCTGATGGCGCATTTGCGCAAGGTGGCACCCGGCGTGCGGGTCATCGCCAGCTATGTCGGGCGGCAGACCCTGCACGGGCTGCTGGAGCGCGGGGAGATCGATTTGGCGCTGGGCTGCTTTGGCGAACAGGCCCAGTGGCATCGTAGTGAAGAGTTGTTCGCCGAACAGCTGGCCTGCTGCTTCAATCCAGAGCTGATGCCCTTCGGAACGCCTTTGTCGCAGCATGACTACCTCAGCCAGCCTCACGCGCTGATGTCTTTTTCGGGTAACCTGATGGGCTGCGTCGAGAATGCGTTTAACCGCGCGGGAGCCACGCTGAATGCGGTATTTTCGGCACAGAACTTTTTGGCGCTGCTCTCTTTTGCTCAGCATTCGCCAGTGTTGGTGACTCTGCCCAATCGCATCGCGCGCCGCTACTGCGCCATGTTCGGGCTGGTCTATTGTGAAGTGCCGCTTCAGCTTGAAGTCTTCCCAAATTCGATTGTCTGGCCGGTGAATGCCGAGAACGATCCGGCGCTAGAGTGGTTAAGAGAGCAAATAAGGGCCGTTAATCAACGAATTGAATCCGCTGACGTCATGTTACATTAA
- a CDS encoding sensor domain-containing protein, translated as MFTDIAICQAVLDALTEATVLKDDQRKLVFLNQKACELFGRRREDLIGRDVSFFTEENQSARQRERDIEVLTSGIKNVSEEMLIDANGKIRNVLVRKSRVTLESRHYILTSIMDISLQRSSEAQIRYLARHDVLTGLPNRTALNEDLSQIAAQRMYRPEPYALFLLNLNEFNYINDTYGYQAGDAILCEFGQRLRNELGSSGTVSRIGGDEFAIILRNSPTHEQANNLALEILVMMRQPFSLTRANPMVTLSLGIVMFGAENITAGEIMRRGNTALLEAKQRGKNMFSFYSELLDASSVSKRIMVKALAESLSRQGDLTCVYQPILRSSDEKVVCVEALARWNHGVLGAVSPVQFIALAEETGLVIQLGEIILRQACQDILSLSELNLAINVSAVQLGESNFADRILTLLEEEDFPASRLELELTETSVMNANCTSLTHLVELRKAGVKISLDDFGTGYSSLSLLKDISVDSVKIDRSFVQYVTEVNDTAAIVSAVSQLGNKMKLNVIAEGVENQLQKTFLISAGCSHLQGYLFSRPVPIEVLRSLLDSSLNMQNES; from the coding sequence ATGTTTACTGATATTGCGATATGCCAGGCAGTTCTCGACGCGCTTACCGAAGCGACCGTCTTGAAAGATGATCAGCGCAAATTGGTCTTTCTTAATCAGAAAGCCTGTGAGTTATTTGGCCGGCGGCGTGAAGATCTTATTGGCCGCGACGTCTCCTTTTTCACCGAAGAAAATCAGTCGGCGCGCCAGCGAGAGAGAGATATTGAAGTGCTGACCAGCGGCATTAAAAACGTCAGCGAAGAGATGCTAATTGATGCCAATGGCAAAATTCGCAATGTATTGGTGCGCAAATCCCGCGTCACGCTGGAAAGCCGCCACTATATTTTGACCTCTATTATGGATATTTCATTGCAGCGCAGCTCAGAGGCGCAAATTCGCTATTTAGCGCGCCACGACGTGCTCACCGGCCTGCCAAACCGCACTGCCCTGAACGAAGATCTCAGCCAAATCGCCGCCCAGCGGATGTACCGCCCCGAGCCTTACGCCCTTTTTCTGCTCAATTTGAATGAATTTAATTACATCAATGACACCTACGGCTATCAGGCCGGGGACGCCATTTTGTGTGAGTTTGGCCAGCGCCTGCGCAATGAGCTTGGCAGCAGTGGCACGGTGTCGCGCATCGGCGGCGATGAGTTCGCTATTATTTTGCGCAATAGCCCGACCCATGAACAAGCCAATAATCTGGCGCTCGAGATTCTGGTGATGATGCGCCAACCCTTTAGTCTGACGCGCGCCAACCCGATGGTGACGCTCTCGCTGGGTATCGTCATGTTTGGTGCGGAAAATATTACCGCCGGTGAAATCATGCGCCGGGGCAATACTGCCCTGCTGGAAGCCAAGCAGCGCGGCAAAAATATGTTCTCGTTTTACTCCGAACTGCTGGATGCCAGCAGCGTGAGTAAGCGAATTATGGTCAAAGCGCTGGCGGAATCCCTCTCTCGCCAAGGGGATTTAACCTGCGTGTATCAGCCAATTTTGCGCAGTTCCGATGAGAAAGTGGTGTGCGTCGAAGCCTTGGCCCGCTGGAATCACGGCGTGCTGGGGGCCGTCTCTCCGGTGCAGTTTATTGCGCTGGCAGAGGAAACCGGGCTGGTTATCCAGCTGGGGGAAATCATTCTGCGCCAAGCCTGTCAGGATATTCTGAGCCTCAGCGAGCTGAATTTGGCGATTAACGTTTCCGCCGTACAGCTGGGCGAAAGCAATTTTGCCGACCGAATTTTGACCCTGCTGGAAGAAGAAGATTTCCCGGCCAGCCGCCTTGAACTGGAGCTGACTGAAACCTCGGTGATGAATGCTAACTGCACCAGCCTGACCCATCTGGTTGAACTGCGGAAAGCCGGGGTGAAAATCTCTCTCGACGACTTCGGCACTGGCTATTCCAGCCTCAGTTTGCTGAAAGACATTTCCGTGGATAGCGTGAAAATCGACCGTTCTTTTGTTCAGTACGTCACAGAAGTGAATGATACTGCGGCGATTGTTTCAGCCGTTTCCCAATTGGGAAATAAGATGAAATTAAACGTCATTGCCGAAGGCGTGGAAAATCAGCTACAGAAAACATTTTTAATATCAGCGGGATGCTCACATCTTCAGGGCTATTTGTTCTCTCGCCCGGTGCCCATCGAGGTACTGCGCAGTTTGCTGGATAGCTCACTAAATATGCAAAACGAATCCTGA
- the dapA gene encoding 4-hydroxy-tetrahydrodipicolinate synthase, which yields MPSFSGIWVPLVTPFHQGDIDFPALRKLCVHLLKQGVDGVVVCGTTGESPMLTKDEQLQVLDTVLEIVPGHQVMMGLSGTHLPTVRAMQDAIQQRPVAGVLLPAPYYIRPSQAALSAWFTELANHSSVPIVLYNVPYRTGIHLELATLRELAAHPRIVAVKDCGGSWDLTLSLIADGQLDVLCGEDAQILATLSHGGTGAIAASSHLYTDEFVRLVEEVKSSDLAAARQTFFTLLPMIRLMFSAPNPAAIKYALSLSGMMHNELRAPLLPAPESVERAVRDHLNQHSR from the coding sequence ATGCCATCGTTTTCAGGTATTTGGGTTCCGCTAGTCACACCTTTCCATCAGGGAGATATTGATTTCCCCGCTCTGCGCAAGCTTTGTGTTCATTTGCTGAAACAGGGGGTGGATGGCGTTGTGGTTTGTGGCACGACCGGCGAATCCCCGATGCTGACCAAAGACGAGCAGCTGCAAGTCCTCGATACCGTGTTAGAAATCGTGCCGGGTCATCAGGTGATGATGGGCCTGTCAGGCACTCACCTGCCGACCGTCAGAGCGATGCAGGATGCCATTCAGCAGCGCCCTGTTGCCGGCGTCTTACTGCCAGCCCCTTACTACATTCGCCCGTCACAGGCCGCCCTCAGCGCCTGGTTTACCGAGCTGGCTAACCACTCCAGCGTGCCAATCGTGCTGTACAACGTGCCTTATCGCACCGGAATTCACCTCGAGCTGGCCACCCTGCGTGAACTGGCCGCCCACCCGCGCATTGTGGCAGTGAAGGACTGCGGCGGAAGCTGGGACCTCACCTTGTCGCTGATTGCCGACGGCCAGCTTGACGTGCTGTGTGGCGAAGACGCGCAGATCCTCGCGACCCTCAGCCACGGCGGCACAGGGGCGATTGCCGCCTCTTCCCATTTGTACACTGATGAATTCGTGCGTTTGGTGGAAGAGGTGAAATCCTCCGATCTGGCCGCCGCGCGTCAAACCTTCTTCACGCTGTTGCCGATGATTCGTTTAATGTTCAGCGCGCCTAACCCGGCGGCGATAAAATACGCGTTATCCCTCTCCGGCATGATGCACAACGAGCTTCGCGCCCCGCTGCTGCCCGCGCCGGAAAGCGTAGAACGCGCAGTCCGTGACCACTTAAATCAGCATTCTCGCTAA
- the gstA gene encoding glutathione transferase GstA: protein MKLYYKPGACSLSPHIVLREAGLDFSIVKVDLATKKTEHGDDFFAINPKGQIPTLELNDGTLLTEGVAIVQYLADQKPDRNLLPEFGTIARYHALEWLNYIATELHKGFSPLFNPKTPDEFKTVTREALMKKFAYVNQELQGQQFLLGARFSVADAYLFTVMGWAKALKFDLSAFTDLNSYLDRVAARPAVDAALTAEGLK from the coding sequence ATGAAACTTTATTACAAACCCGGCGCTTGTTCCCTTTCTCCGCATATCGTTCTGCGCGAAGCCGGCCTGGATTTCAGCATCGTCAAAGTTGATTTGGCGACCAAGAAAACTGAACACGGCGATGACTTTTTTGCCATCAACCCTAAAGGCCAGATCCCAACTCTCGAACTGAACGACGGCACCTTGCTGACCGAAGGCGTGGCTATCGTGCAGTATCTGGCCGACCAGAAGCCAGACCGCAACCTGCTGCCAGAGTTTGGCACTATTGCGCGCTACCACGCGCTGGAGTGGCTGAACTACATCGCTACCGAGTTGCATAAAGGCTTCAGCCCGCTGTTCAATCCGAAAACGCCAGACGAATTCAAAACCGTCACCCGCGAAGCGCTGATGAAGAAATTCGCCTACGTCAACCAAGAGCTGCAAGGCCAGCAATTCCTGCTGGGCGCGCGCTTTAGCGTGGCCGACGCTTACCTGTTCACCGTGATGGGCTGGGCCAAAGCGCTGAAGTTTGATTTGAGCGCCTTCACTGACTTGAACAGCTATCTGGATCGCGTTGCAGCACGTCCGGCAGTTGACGCCGCGCTGACCGCCGAAGGCCTGAAGTAA
- the pdxY gene encoding pyridoxal kinase PdxY, translating into MKNILSIQSHTVFGHAGNSAAEFPMRRMGANVWPLNTVQFSNHTQYGKWTGCVMPASHLTEIAQGIADIDRLKDCDAVLSGYIGSPEQGQSILQIVRQVKEANPNAWYFCDPVMGHPEKGCIVAPGVAEFHCNQALLNCDIIAPNLLELELLSGHAVHNVEEAVSSARELIAKGPKIVLVKHLSRAGYHTDRFEMLLVTADQAWHIDRPLVDFGVRQPVGVGDLTSGLLLVNLLKGEALDKALEHVTAAVYEVMLATHAMGEYELQVVAAQDKMVTPEHHFAAVKL; encoded by the coding sequence ATGAAAAATATCCTTTCTATCCAGTCGCATACCGTTTTTGGACACGCCGGAAACAGTGCTGCAGAATTTCCAATGCGCCGCATGGGCGCAAACGTTTGGCCTCTCAATACAGTGCAATTCTCTAACCATACCCAGTATGGCAAATGGACCGGCTGCGTGATGCCAGCCAGCCATCTCACTGAAATTGCTCAGGGCATTGCCGATATCGACCGTCTGAAGGATTGCGACGCGGTGCTTAGCGGCTACATCGGTTCGCCGGAGCAGGGCCAGAGCATTTTACAGATTGTCCGTCAGGTGAAGGAAGCCAATCCCAACGCGTGGTATTTCTGCGATCCGGTGATGGGTCACCCGGAGAAAGGCTGCATCGTGGCGCCGGGCGTGGCGGAGTTCCACTGCAATCAGGCTTTGCTGAACTGCGACATTATTGCCCCAAACCTGCTCGAGCTGGAGCTGCTCAGTGGTCACGCGGTGCACAACGTCGAAGAGGCCGTTTCCTCGGCGCGCGAGCTGATTGCTAAAGGGCCGAAAATCGTGCTGGTGAAGCATCTGAGCCGCGCGGGTTATCACACCGATCGTTTCGAAATGCTGCTGGTGACCGCCGATCAGGCCTGGCACATCGACCGCCCGCTGGTGGATTTCGGCGTGCGCCAGCCGGTTGGCGTCGGTGATTTGACCAGCGGCCTGCTGCTGGTGAACCTGCTGAAAGGCGAAGCTCTGGATAAAGCCTTGGAGCACGTCACTGCCGCAGTTTATGAGGTGATGTTAGCGACCCATGCGATGGGCGAATATGAGCTTCAGGTGGTCGCAGCGCAAGACAAGATGGTCACGCCAGAGCACCATTTTGCGGCGGTAAAGCTGTAA